A genomic segment from Rhodospirillum centenum SW encodes:
- the cdd gene encoding cytidine deaminase, whose protein sequence is MPTPADLFEAAAAARARSYSPYSRFKVGAAIRAEDGTVHAGCNVENAAYPQGQCAEATAIGAMVMAGAKRIVEIAVVGGDAGSGLLCTPCGGCRQRIREFAGPDTPIHVFDAGGAGRSFTLGELLPHSFGPDNLGF, encoded by the coding sequence ATGCCGACCCCTGCCGATCTGTTCGAGGCTGCGGCCGCTGCCCGCGCCCGTTCCTACAGCCCCTATTCCCGCTTCAAGGTGGGCGCCGCCATCCGGGCCGAGGACGGCACCGTCCATGCCGGCTGCAACGTCGAGAACGCGGCCTATCCGCAGGGCCAGTGCGCCGAGGCGACCGCCATCGGCGCCATGGTGATGGCCGGGGCGAAACGGATCGTGGAGATCGCCGTGGTCGGCGGCGACGCCGGGTCGGGCCTGCTCTGCACGCCCTGCGGCGGCTGCCGCCAGCGCATCCGGGAGTTCGCCGGCCCCGACACGCCGATCCATGTCTTCGATGCGGGCGGGGCGGGCCGCAGCTTCACCCTGGGGGAGCTGCTGCCGCACTCCTTCGGGCCGGACAATCTGGGCTTCTGA
- a CDS encoding response regulator, with amino-acid sequence MAEIDLHPVNCFLVDREMNTRRILRSILARAGIDKIQEFSTVAELVAAMASTTPDLIFIEADHPEGETLRFVSHLRHGQFATNPFVCVVATTWQATQQVLLRFTASGADDLMVKPFSTKQVLDRVYGLVHARKSFVVTSDYIGPDRRKTPRDGPANPLIEVPNTLRLKALAGHERTDLAAQMATALEAIDAQKVLRHGFHIAFLVDFALPGLAQEPPDRMAVEHLARVGPVADDLLRRVHDPDMRPHVETFVRALHAHLDRLKANPGRAYDNPTALRRAAMGVAALTARRSDMAALEQEVQAAVTGYRSRLEQMAQAKAESQGPPPGDPAAS; translated from the coding sequence ATGGCTGAGATCGATCTCCACCCGGTCAACTGCTTCCTGGTCGACCGCGAGATGAACACGCGGCGCATCCTGCGCAGCATCCTGGCCCGGGCGGGGATCGACAAGATCCAGGAATTCTCCACCGTCGCCGAACTGGTGGCGGCCATGGCTTCGACGACGCCGGATCTGATCTTCATCGAGGCCGACCATCCGGAGGGGGAGACGCTGCGCTTCGTCAGCCACCTGCGGCACGGCCAGTTCGCCACCAACCCCTTCGTCTGCGTCGTCGCCACCACCTGGCAGGCGACGCAGCAGGTGCTGCTGCGCTTCACCGCCTCGGGCGCCGACGACCTGATGGTGAAGCCCTTCTCCACCAAGCAGGTGCTGGACCGGGTGTACGGACTGGTCCATGCCCGCAAGAGCTTCGTCGTCACCAGCGACTATATCGGTCCCGACCGCCGCAAGACCCCCCGCGACGGGCCGGCCAACCCCCTGATCGAGGTGCCGAACACCCTGCGGCTGAAGGCGCTGGCCGGCCATGAGCGGACCGACCTCGCCGCCCAGATGGCGACGGCGCTGGAGGCGATCGACGCGCAGAAGGTGCTGCGTCACGGTTTCCACATCGCCTTCCTGGTGGACTTCGCCCTGCCCGGACTGGCGCAGGAGCCGCCCGACAGGATGGCGGTGGAGCATCTGGCCCGGGTCGGGCCGGTGGCGGACGACCTGCTGCGCCGGGTCCACGACCCGGACATGCGCCCGCATGTGGAGACCTTCGTGCGCGCCCTGCACGCGCATCTGGACCGGCTCAAGGCGAATCCCGGCCGGGCTTACGACAACCCCACGGCGCTGCGCCGCGCCGCCATGGGCGTGGCGGCCCTGACCGCCCGGCGCAGCGACATGGCGGCGCTGGAACAGGAGGTCCAGGCCGCTGTTACCGGCTACCGCAGCCGGCTCGAACAGATGGCACAGGCCAAGGCCGAGTCGCAGGGACCGCCGCCCGGCGATCCTGCCGCGTCCTGA
- a CDS encoding peptidylprolyl isomerase, with translation MPRLPLPPAPTIRPAARLSAALLPAALLSALLLSAAAAAEAPARGPTVSEVIAAAAPDDWRGIDPDSTLVMELASGPVILELAPALAPQHVANIRALVREGYFDGLTVVRVQDNYVAQWGDPEEEDGSGSRPIRTAKAALPPEFVVRDGAALRFDAIPGPDAYAPETGFVGGFPAARNPRTGEVWGAHCYGTVGVSRGDPDSGSGAGLYAVIGHAPRHLDRNITVVGRVLEGIERLSSLPRGTGRLGFYETAAERAPILRVRLVADMPAAEQPALQVLKTGTPTWDAYVDARRNRRDPWFVEPAGAADVCNTLPPVRRAP, from the coding sequence ATGCCGCGCCTCCCGCTTCCGCCCGCCCCGACGATCCGGCCCGCCGCGCGCCTGTCCGCTGCCCTTCTCCCCGCTGCCCTGCTGTCCGCCCTGCTGCTGTCCGCCGCCGCAGCCGCCGAGGCGCCGGCCCGGGGCCCCACGGTGTCGGAGGTGATCGCCGCCGCCGCTCCCGACGACTGGCGCGGCATCGACCCCGACAGCACCCTGGTGATGGAGCTGGCCTCCGGCCCCGTGATCCTGGAACTGGCGCCGGCGCTGGCGCCGCAGCATGTGGCGAACATCCGCGCCCTGGTGCGGGAGGGCTATTTCGACGGGCTGACGGTGGTGCGCGTGCAGGACAACTACGTCGCCCAGTGGGGCGACCCGGAGGAGGAGGACGGCAGCGGCTCCCGCCCGATCCGCACCGCCAAGGCCGCGCTGCCGCCGGAATTCGTCGTCCGGGACGGCGCCGCCCTGCGCTTCGACGCGATCCCGGGACCGGACGCCTATGCGCCGGAAACGGGCTTCGTCGGCGGCTTCCCGGCGGCGCGGAACCCCCGGACGGGCGAGGTCTGGGGCGCGCACTGCTACGGCACCGTCGGCGTCTCCCGCGGGGACCCGGACAGCGGCAGCGGTGCGGGGCTCTATGCCGTGATCGGCCATGCGCCGCGCCACCTGGACCGCAACATCACCGTCGTCGGGCGGGTGCTGGAGGGGATCGAGCGCCTGAGTTCGCTGCCGCGCGGCACCGGCCGGCTGGGCTTCTACGAGACCGCAGCCGAGCGTGCGCCGATCCTGCGCGTCCGCCTGGTCGCGGACATGCCGGCAGCCGAGCAGCCGGCGCTCCAGGTGCTGAAGACCGGCACGCCGACCTGGGACGCCTATGTCGATGCCCGGCGCAACCGGCGCGACCCCTGGTTCGTGGAGCCGGCGGGCGCGGCCGATGTCTGCAACACCCTGCCGCCGGTGCGCCGCGCGCCCTGA
- the treY gene encoding malto-oligosyltrehalose synthase → MTTADAQTPPPIPAVPRATVRLQLRAGFGFDAVRALVPYFAALGISHVYASPFLRARSGSAHGYDIIDHAALNPEIGDEAAFDALVAALHAHGLGLILDFVPNHMGVGGDDNPWWLDVLEWGRASPYAPFFDINWEAGADGRLLLPVLGDQYGAVLERGELVLSLAEGAFSVRYFAHRFPLCLKEYPRLLRLAAETVEAGDDRQRLGGLATAFAALDPGGSTVQRQALLRREADELKSRLARLVEESAPVRAAIEGMIAQINGRPDDPASFQDLHGLLERQSYRVAFWRVAADEINYRRFFDVNELAGLRMERPDLFELSHQLVFRLIGEGKLQGLRIDHIDGLYDPRAYCEQLQTRAAYLTDRPGAAAPAGSGAARLSEPLYVVVEKILARHEHLREEWPVAGTTGYEFMVMAAGLYVDPAAEAALTETYEQFLGREAPYEEMLLEAKRLILARNLSAELNVLARELHGIAQQSWASRDHTLTGIRRALTDIVAQFQVYRTYVTGEQVADEDRRYIDWAVGRARKAAAAAVDLSVYDFVAAALTTDLVRDGRPGYRAEDVARFAMKAQQLTGPVMAKSVEDTLFYRYARLVSLNEVGGDPDRFGVSPAAFHRANQERLRRWPHQLVTLATHDHKRGADTRVRIDVLSELPEEWGRRVVRWSRMNRLKKREIEGRPAPGRNDEYLLYQTLAGAWPLHLDPADADGLAALADRVHGYMLKAVRESKYRSNWAMPDTGYEEALERFVRAILDPERSAAFLEDMAGFVALIAPAGAVNGLSQVLLTLTSPGVPDLYQGTEYWDFSLVDPDNRRDPDWAALAASLRAEVPAEELLAHWRDGRIKQHVWATGLRLRCDDPALFALGDYLPVETVGPQADRVMAFLRRREGRLALTVAPRLVLPLLGPGAERPAVPAEAWADTALVLPDPGGITALRDLLTGATLPLPGDGRLPVGRLLAPLPVALLVGG, encoded by the coding sequence ATGACCACGGCCGACGCGCAGACCCCGCCGCCCATTCCCGCCGTGCCGCGCGCCACGGTGCGGCTGCAACTGCGCGCCGGCTTCGGCTTCGACGCCGTGCGCGCCCTGGTTCCCTATTTCGCGGCGCTGGGGATCAGCCATGTCTACGCCTCCCCCTTCCTGCGCGCCCGCTCCGGCTCGGCGCACGGCTACGACATCATCGACCACGCCGCCCTGAACCCGGAAATCGGGGACGAGGCCGCCTTCGACGCCCTGGTCGCGGCCCTGCACGCGCACGGCCTGGGGCTGATCCTGGACTTCGTGCCCAACCACATGGGGGTGGGCGGCGACGACAATCCCTGGTGGCTGGACGTGCTGGAGTGGGGTCGGGCCAGCCCCTACGCCCCCTTCTTCGACATCAACTGGGAGGCCGGGGCCGACGGACGGCTGCTGCTGCCCGTGCTGGGCGACCAGTACGGTGCCGTGCTGGAGCGCGGCGAGCTGGTGCTCTCGCTGGCCGAGGGGGCCTTCAGCGTGCGCTATTTCGCGCACCGCTTCCCGCTCTGCCTCAAGGAGTATCCGCGCCTGCTGCGCCTTGCGGCGGAAACGGTGGAGGCCGGCGACGACCGCCAGCGCCTGGGCGGGCTGGCGACCGCCTTCGCCGCGCTCGACCCGGGCGGCTCCACCGTGCAGCGTCAGGCCCTGCTGCGGCGGGAGGCGGACGAGCTGAAGTCCCGCCTCGCCCGGCTGGTGGAGGAGAGCGCCCCCGTCCGCGCCGCCATCGAGGGCATGATCGCGCAGATCAACGGCCGCCCGGACGATCCGGCCAGCTTCCAGGATCTGCACGGGCTGCTGGAGCGGCAGTCCTACCGCGTCGCCTTCTGGCGGGTGGCGGCGGACGAGATCAACTACCGCCGCTTCTTCGACGTCAACGAACTGGCCGGGCTGCGCATGGAGCGGCCCGACCTGTTCGAGCTGAGCCACCAGCTCGTCTTCCGGCTGATCGGGGAGGGCAAGCTCCAGGGCCTGCGCATCGACCATATCGACGGGCTCTACGATCCCCGCGCCTACTGCGAGCAGCTCCAGACCCGCGCCGCCTACCTGACCGACCGGCCCGGCGCCGCGGCCCCGGCCGGTTCCGGGGCGGCGCGCCTGTCCGAACCGCTCTACGTGGTGGTGGAGAAGATCCTGGCCCGCCACGAGCACCTGCGGGAGGAATGGCCGGTGGCCGGCACCACCGGCTACGAGTTCATGGTGATGGCCGCCGGGCTCTACGTCGATCCCGCGGCCGAGGCGGCCCTGACGGAGACCTACGAGCAGTTCCTCGGGCGTGAAGCACCCTATGAGGAGATGCTGCTGGAGGCGAAGCGGCTGATCCTGGCGCGCAATCTCTCGGCCGAACTGAACGTGCTGGCGCGGGAGCTGCACGGCATCGCCCAGCAGAGCTGGGCCAGCCGCGACCATACCCTGACCGGCATCCGCCGCGCCCTGACCGACATCGTGGCCCAGTTCCAGGTCTACCGCACCTATGTCACCGGGGAGCAGGTGGCGGACGAGGACCGGCGCTACATCGACTGGGCGGTCGGCCGCGCCCGCAAGGCGGCCGCCGCGGCCGTGGACCTGTCCGTCTACGACTTCGTGGCCGCGGCGCTGACCACCGACCTTGTCCGCGACGGCCGCCCCGGCTACCGGGCGGAGGACGTGGCCCGCTTCGCCATGAAGGCGCAGCAGCTCACCGGCCCGGTGATGGCGAAGTCGGTGGAGGACACCTTGTTCTACCGCTACGCCCGGCTGGTCTCCCTGAACGAGGTGGGGGGCGATCCCGACCGTTTCGGCGTCAGCCCGGCCGCCTTCCACCGCGCCAACCAGGAGCGGCTGCGGCGCTGGCCGCACCAGCTCGTCACCCTGGCGACCCACGACCACAAGCGCGGCGCGGACACGCGGGTGCGGATCGACGTGCTGTCCGAACTGCCGGAGGAATGGGGCCGGCGGGTGGTCCGCTGGTCCCGCATGAACCGCCTGAAGAAGCGGGAGATCGAGGGGCGTCCCGCGCCCGGCCGCAATGACGAGTACCTGCTGTACCAGACTCTGGCCGGGGCCTGGCCGCTGCACCTGGACCCGGCCGACGCGGACGGGCTGGCCGCGCTGGCCGACCGCGTGCACGGCTACATGCTGAAGGCGGTGCGCGAGTCCAAGTACCGCTCCAACTGGGCCATGCCCGACACCGGGTACGAGGAGGCGCTGGAACGCTTCGTCCGCGCGATCCTGGACCCGGAACGCTCGGCGGCGTTCCTGGAGGACATGGCCGGGTTCGTCGCCCTGATCGCCCCGGCCGGCGCCGTCAACGGGCTGTCGCAGGTGCTGCTGACCCTGACCAGCCCGGGCGTGCCGGACCTCTACCAGGGCACGGAATACTGGGACTTCTCCCTGGTCGATCCGGACAACCGGCGCGATCCGGACTGGGCGGCGCTGGCCGCCTCCCTGCGCGCCGAGGTTCCCGCGGAGGAACTCCTGGCGCACTGGCGCGACGGCCGCATCAAGCAGCATGTCTGGGCCACGGGCCTGCGCCTGCGCTGCGACGACCCGGCCCTGTTCGCCCTGGGCGACTATCTGCCGGTGGAGACCGTCGGCCCGCAGGCCGACCGGGTCATGGCCTTCCTGCGCCGGCGGGAGGGGCGCCTCGCCCTCACGGTGGCGCCGCGGCTGGTGCTGCCGCTGCTGGGTCCGGGGGCGGAGCGGCCGGCCGTTCCGGCGGAGGCGTGGGCGGACACCGCGCTGGTCCTGCCCGACCCGGGCGGGATCACGGCGCTGCGCGACCTGCTGACCGGGGCGACCCTGCCGCTGCCGGGCGACGGCCGCCTGCCCGTGGGCCGGCTGCTGGCACCCCTGCCGGTGGCGCTGCTGGTCGGCGGCTGA
- the deoC gene encoding deoxyribose-phosphate aldolase, whose product MTDSTRLPPAAGPSPDDDAAVAARALPLLDLTSLNDGDDADTVVRLCDRAQSAAGPVAAVCIWPLWVAIAKSNLRGTGIRVATVVNFPGGSFPRERVLYEIGEALADGADEIDVVMNYADVINGSGARAAADLAACREACGDATMKVILETGSLAKPVLIAKAAGIAVEAGADFLKTSTGKVPVGATPGAARILLEACRDAGRPVGFKASGGVRDIAGAREYLALADAICGPDWAGPATFRFGASGLLDALLATLGKGPAGPRSGSGY is encoded by the coding sequence ATGACCGACAGCACCCGCCTCCCCCCCGCCGCCGGCCCCTCCCCGGACGACGATGCGGCGGTCGCCGCCCGCGCCCTGCCGCTGCTGGACCTGACCAGCCTGAACGACGGCGACGATGCCGATACCGTCGTCCGCCTCTGCGACCGGGCGCAGAGTGCCGCCGGTCCGGTGGCCGCCGTCTGCATCTGGCCGCTCTGGGTCGCCATTGCGAAATCCAACCTGCGCGGCACCGGCATCCGGGTCGCCACCGTGGTGAACTTCCCCGGCGGCAGCTTCCCCCGCGAGCGGGTGCTGTACGAGATCGGCGAGGCGCTCGCCGACGGGGCGGACGAAATCGACGTGGTGATGAACTACGCCGACGTGATCAATGGCAGCGGCGCCCGCGCCGCGGCGGATCTGGCCGCCTGCCGCGAGGCCTGCGGCGACGCGACGATGAAGGTGATCCTGGAGACGGGATCGCTCGCCAAGCCGGTCCTGATCGCCAAGGCCGCGGGCATCGCCGTGGAGGCGGGGGCCGACTTCCTGAAGACCTCGACCGGCAAGGTGCCGGTCGGCGCCACCCCCGGCGCCGCCCGCATCCTGCTGGAAGCCTGCCGCGATGCCGGCCGCCCGGTCGGCTTCAAGGCGTCCGGCGGGGTGCGCGACATCGCCGGGGCGCGGGAGTATCTGGCGCTGGCGGACGCCATCTGCGGGCCGGACTGGGCCGGTCCCGCGACCTTCCGCTTCGGCGCGTCGGGCCTGCTGGACGCGCTGCTGGCCACGCTGGGCAAGGGTCCGGCCGGGCCGCGGTCCGGTTCCGGATACTGA